From Anaerohalosphaera lusitana, one genomic window encodes:
- a CDS encoding response regulator transcription factor, translated as MSTKTMDKQAKVSRSSEYHLPSTVLLDNKQWLYIQRRYRMTPREVQIVKLVCQGLSNKEIADILDVSSGTIKAHIRNIYRKSWVHTRIEMLIRFLEDVAAANIEPDDYDHSYSRIKENTSHIDS; from the coding sequence ATGAGCACTAAGACAATGGACAAGCAAGCAAAAGTAAGCCGTAGTTCTGAGTACCATCTGCCCAGCACAGTACTTCTGGACAACAAGCAATGGCTCTACATCCAAAGACGCTATCGCATGACCCCCAGAGAGGTGCAGATCGTAAAGCTCGTCTGTCAGGGTCTCAGCAATAAGGAAATTGCTGACATACTCGACGTAAGCAGCGGCACCATCAAGGCACACATCAGAAACATCTACCGGAAAAGCTGGGTCCACACCCGCATCGAAATGCTCATCCGGTTTCTGGAAGATGTAGCCGCCGCAAATATCGAGCCCGATGACTACGACCACAGCTACTCACGCATCAAAGAAAACACCAGCCACATAGACAGCTAA
- a CDS encoding polysaccharide biosynthesis/export family protein, whose protein sequence is MKFQEMIISVILVPCLILTTGCFSSNPEDINAFLMPDQAEIAAQNYLLRPPDRIVIHCTSIPELHEQEQAIRPDGKIAFQDIGELKVAGKTPNEVSGILKDRLSKLYKLTGDIPVDVRVAEYRSAAYYVFGEVNFPGAKPFTGRDTVLSAISKSRPTGSSWSERVQIIRPSSDPEERPKIFEVNLNRMLAHGDTSKNVLLQEGDMIYVPPTILAASAEVIEEIVRPVGRAFAPVNITQTGGDGGF, encoded by the coding sequence ATGAAATTTCAAGAAATGATCATCTCGGTGATCCTGGTTCCATGTTTAATACTGACAACTGGCTGCTTTTCTTCAAACCCGGAAGACATAAACGCTTTTCTAATGCCCGACCAGGCGGAGATCGCGGCCCAGAACTACCTTCTTCGGCCTCCAGACAGAATCGTGATTCATTGCACCAGCATCCCCGAACTGCACGAACAGGAACAGGCTATCAGACCGGACGGCAAGATCGCTTTCCAGGATATCGGAGAACTGAAAGTCGCAGGTAAAACACCTAATGAAGTTTCAGGAATCCTGAAAGACAGACTCTCAAAGCTCTACAAGCTTACTGGCGATATACCCGTCGATGTCAGAGTAGCAGAATACAGAAGCGCCGCATACTATGTCTTCGGCGAAGTCAACTTCCCCGGCGCTAAACCATTCACCGGAAGAGATACGGTCCTCAGCGCGATCAGCAAAAGCCGGCCTACCGGTTCCTCCTGGTCCGAAAGGGTACAGATCATCAGACCCTCCAGCGATCCAGAAGAAAGGCCTAAGATATTCGAAGTAAATCTCAACCGTATGCTCGCACACGGTGACACAAGCAAGAATGTATTGCTCCAGGAAGGCGACATGATTTACGTACCGCCAACAATACTGGCAGCAAGTGCGGAAGTGATCGAAGAAATTGTAAGGCCCGTCGGAAGAGCCTTCGCACCAGTCAACATAACCCAGACAGGCGGCGACGGGGGTTTCTAA
- a CDS encoding SO_0444 family Cu/Zn efflux transporter, translated as MDTIVMLAGEFWGTLTEMAPYLLFGFLVAGILSVILSARFVENHLGGGGFWPVVKASLFGVPLPLCSCGVIPVGMSLRKHGAAKGATVSFLLSTPQTGVDSILATYALLGPIFAVFRPVIAFITGLIGGFAVQLTGGSGEKVAGEVADGAEEEDSCCGGKKQPFWLIRLFKHGFVTLPRDIGRPMIVGIIIAAILAAVIPDDFFASHVSAGLPSMLLMLVFGIPLYVCATASIPVAAVLVAKGLTPGAALVFLMTGPATNAATFTTLWNIMGRKTALIYLLTVVVCALSAGFLLDAMFPGIGGRVAEHMHEMDTAWWQHAAGILLLVVLVPGLFKKKHKEMAK; from the coding sequence ATGGATACTATAGTGATGCTGGCAGGCGAGTTCTGGGGGACATTGACGGAGATGGCGCCGTATCTGCTGTTCGGTTTCCTGGTGGCCGGCATCCTTTCCGTGATACTCTCAGCGAGATTCGTTGAGAATCATCTGGGGGGCGGCGGCTTTTGGCCTGTGGTCAAGGCGTCGTTATTCGGGGTGCCTTTGCCGTTGTGTTCGTGCGGTGTGATCCCTGTGGGGATGTCATTGCGTAAGCATGGGGCGGCGAAGGGGGCGACGGTGTCATTTTTGCTTTCGACACCTCAGACGGGGGTTGACAGTATATTGGCGACGTATGCATTGCTTGGGCCTATCTTTGCGGTATTCAGGCCGGTAATCGCATTTATAACGGGTCTGATCGGCGGATTTGCTGTTCAGCTTACCGGCGGGTCAGGAGAGAAAGTAGCGGGTGAGGTTGCGGATGGTGCTGAGGAAGAGGACAGTTGCTGCGGCGGGAAGAAGCAGCCTTTCTGGCTGATACGTCTTTTTAAGCATGGTTTCGTAACGCTGCCGCGAGATATTGGAAGGCCGATGATCGTGGGGATTATTATTGCTGCGATCCTGGCCGCGGTTATACCGGATGATTTCTTCGCTTCGCACGTAAGCGCGGGTTTGCCGTCTATGCTGCTGATGCTTGTATTTGGGATACCTCTGTATGTCTGCGCGACCGCTTCGATCCCTGTTGCGGCGGTGTTGGTTGCAAAGGGGCTGACGCCTGGGGCGGCTCTTGTTTTTCTTATGACTGGGCCTGCGACGAATGCAGCCACATTTACAACTTTGTGGAATATAATGGGCAGAAAAACGGCATTGATATACCTGCTAACGGTGGTTGTTTGCGCGTTGAGCGCGGGCTTCCTTCTGGACGCTATGTTTCCGGGGATTGGCGGACGGGTGGCAGAGCATATGCACGAGATGGACACTGCGTGGTGGCAGCATGCGGCGGGGATTTTGCTGTTGGTCGTTCTGGTGCCCGGACTCTTTAAGAAGAAGCACAAAGAAATGGCGAAATGA
- a CDS encoding ATP-binding protein — translation MAKREIVKIDESKCNGCGDCVTACAENAIEIIDGKAKLVSEIYCDGLGACLGHCPMDAISIEERDAEEFDEEATNERIKAQENAKKRPSGGGCPGMMAQMFQGKRGDSEQRDGDTSSQLAQWPVQLALVSPNAEYFKNSDLVLAADCVAFAMGNFHSEILKDHSLAIACPKLDNTGPYVDKLAEIIRQNDLNSLSVLHMQVPCCSGLTRLAKQAVEASGKDMKFDDVTVSLHGEVLERTTM, via the coding sequence ATGGCAAAACGTGAAATAGTAAAGATCGACGAAAGTAAATGTAACGGCTGTGGTGATTGTGTGACAGCATGTGCCGAGAATGCGATTGAGATAATCGACGGCAAGGCCAAGCTGGTTAGCGAAATATATTGCGATGGTCTCGGTGCGTGTCTTGGGCATTGCCCGATGGACGCGATCTCGATCGAAGAAAGAGACGCCGAGGAATTTGACGAAGAGGCAACCAATGAGCGTATCAAAGCTCAGGAAAACGCCAAGAAGCGTCCGAGCGGGGGCGGTTGTCCTGGTATGATGGCTCAGATGTTTCAGGGTAAGCGTGGGGACAGCGAGCAGCGGGATGGGGATACGAGTTCTCAGTTGGCTCAGTGGCCTGTACAGCTTGCGCTGGTGTCGCCGAATGCGGAGTATTTCAAGAACTCGGACCTTGTGCTGGCTGCTGATTGCGTTGCGTTCGCGATGGGTAATTTCCATAGCGAGATTCTCAAGGATCACAGCCTTGCAATTGCGTGTCCGAAGCTCGATAATACAGGACCGTATGTTGATAAGCTGGCTGAGATAATCAGGCAGAACGACCTTAACAGTCTGAGCGTGCTTCATATGCAGGTGCCTTGCTGCTCGGGATTGACGCGTCTTGCAAAGCAGGCAGTAGAAGCCAGCGGCAAGGATATGAAGTTTGATGATGTTACAGTGAGCTTGCATGGTGAAGTGCTTGAACGCACTACTATGTAG
- a CDS encoding cupin domain-containing protein: MTNDKKKKVLDAVLGKKGSLNGLIDYADDAVVSKTLLDKGTGTVTLFAFAKGQALSEHSAPFDALVQIVDGQGVIIIDGEEHEVAAGEVIIMPADVPHAVKAEQKFKMLLTMIRA, translated from the coding sequence ATGACAAATGATAAAAAGAAAAAAGTACTGGATGCCGTGCTTGGTAAAAAAGGTAGTTTGAACGGGCTGATCGATTATGCGGACGATGCTGTGGTCAGCAAGACCCTGCTGGACAAGGGGACCGGGACGGTGACGTTGTTCGCTTTTGCTAAGGGCCAGGCTTTGAGTGAGCACAGTGCTCCTTTTGATGCGTTGGTTCAGATCGTGGACGGACAAGGCGTGATAATAATTGACGGTGAAGAGCATGAAGTTGCTGCAGGCGAGGTGATCATTATGCCTGCCGATGTGCCCCATGCTGTTAAGGCGGAACAGAAATTCAAGATGCTGCTGACTATGATCAGGGCGTGA
- a CDS encoding RrF2 family transcriptional regulator: protein MEIIRRNTDYALRAMIFLANEGRSVPARDIAELCGMPYQITAKLLQKLHKTGLVSSKMGPKGGFELSRGPEEIKVTEIVEVIQGPITVNKCTAGSEGCVRSGSCGLCRKLRELQRDVDGFLDGVSLLDFTIERAERAAK, encoded by the coding sequence GTGGAGATTATTAGACGAAATACTGATTATGCCTTGAGAGCCATGATATTTCTGGCCAATGAGGGGCGTTCGGTTCCGGCAAGAGACATTGCAGAGTTGTGCGGAATGCCTTATCAGATAACTGCCAAACTGCTCCAGAAGCTACATAAAACAGGCCTTGTGAGCAGTAAAATGGGACCAAAGGGTGGTTTTGAGTTGTCTCGCGGTCCTGAAGAGATAAAGGTCACGGAGATTGTTGAAGTCATTCAAGGGCCTATAACGGTGAATAAGTGTACTGCTGGTAGTGAGGGCTGTGTTCGAAGCGGCAGTTGTGGGCTTTGCCGAAAGCTTCGGGAATTGCAAAGAGACGTAGATGGTTTTCTTGACGGTGTAAGTTTACTGGATTTTACAATCGAACGAGCTGAAAGGGCTGCTAAATGA